The following are encoded together in the Bacillus cereus group sp. RP43 genome:
- a CDS encoding FAD-binding protein: protein MKQTKLTGRIVVPSDPGYDIARINLNLSIPKFPCIIVFCQNKNDVCNALKWARERHIPFRLRSGRHSYENFSLLNGGLIIDVSEMKQITVSTGKLTATIEAGANLGTVYKELWKYGFTIPAGTSASVGIVGLTLGGGIGMLSRLFGLTCDQLVEVEMVQACGKFGAKIIRANEQENPKLFWACRGGGGGNFGIVTSLTFRVHPIKNVSIFSLTWEWKDFVAAFQAWQNWAPYIDERLTSSIELFSKQRNKIEVKGEFVGSPSELYHLLSPLLETGNPSLFIDEVPYIQAVQFFNSGNIPEKFKRSGSYVYKPIPLKGIQILQYFLSHAPNKDASIWHQSLVGAVENISPNETAYFHRKAIIAQEYITSWKCNDEENRNIRWVKDLRESLDPYTLGDYVNWPDIDIKNWQTSYYGSNFQRLRKVKTAYDPFNVFRFQQSIPPFHT, encoded by the coding sequence TTGAAACAAACAAAATTAACTGGTCGTATCGTCGTTCCCTCGGATCCTGGGTATGACATAGCCCGAATAAATTTAAATTTAAGCATTCCAAAATTCCCTTGTATTATTGTTTTTTGTCAAAATAAAAATGATGTGTGTAACGCCTTAAAATGGGCACGTGAGCGTCATATACCATTTCGCTTAAGAAGTGGACGACATAGCTACGAAAATTTCTCTCTTTTAAATGGCGGGCTTATTATTGATGTGAGTGAAATGAAGCAAATTACGGTTAGTACAGGAAAATTAACAGCAACAATTGAAGCGGGTGCAAATCTGGGCACTGTGTATAAAGAACTTTGGAAATACGGTTTTACAATACCAGCTGGCACAAGTGCAAGTGTCGGAATTGTGGGGTTAACACTCGGCGGTGGCATTGGCATGCTTTCACGCTTATTTGGACTAACATGTGATCAATTAGTAGAAGTCGAAATGGTACAAGCGTGCGGAAAATTTGGTGCAAAAATCATTCGTGCAAATGAACAAGAAAACCCTAAGCTATTTTGGGCATGCCGTGGCGGTGGCGGTGGAAATTTCGGAATTGTTACTTCCTTAACCTTTCGAGTCCACCCTATAAAAAACGTATCAATTTTCTCACTTACATGGGAATGGAAAGACTTTGTTGCTGCCTTTCAAGCTTGGCAAAACTGGGCACCTTATATAGATGAACGTCTCACTTCATCAATTGAATTATTCTCTAAACAACGAAATAAAATCGAGGTGAAAGGTGAATTTGTCGGCTCTCCTTCTGAACTCTATCATCTATTATCTCCTCTTCTTGAAACTGGTAATCCTTCTCTCTTTATAGATGAAGTCCCGTATATACAGGCTGTTCAATTCTTTAATAGCGGCAATATTCCTGAAAAATTCAAACGCTCTGGTTCCTACGTATATAAACCTATCCCTCTTAAAGGTATTCAAATCTTACAATATTTTCTTTCTCATGCACCAAATAAAGATGCGAGTATTTGGCACCAATCACTCGTAGGTGCTGTAGAAAACATTTCCCCTAATGAAACAGCTTATTTCCACCGCAAGGCAATTATTGCTCAAGAGTATATTACTTCTTGGAAATGCAACGATGAAGAAAACCGAAATATACGCTGGGTTAAAGATTTAAGGGAAAGCTTAGATCCTTACACACTGGGAGACTATGTCAATTGGCCCGATATCGACATAAAAAATTGGCAAACTAGTTATTATGGCTCTAATTTTCAAAGGTTGCGTAAAGTGAAGACAGCATATGACCCTTTTAATGTTTTTCGTTTTCAACAAAGCATTCCTCCTTTCCATACGTAA
- a CDS encoding methyl-accepting chemotaxis protein, whose protein sequence is MEKEKKTFSFGLRTQLMLFTTVLALITYSTSLFFIYVIYDYFQIYVSRTVYNIIVMLLGVVWSGILAYGAAIFLIKPLRKLEEAARKAAEGDIREDVQLPKADDEIKSLSVAFNMMLGNLRVMVKNIDTTFSYTNNQVQQIRKQTSEATKQAQGVSETLAEISFGAEQSAASIQAIVSTVDTTTSIASEVEEKAKQSDGLSSEMVQALGQSTRVFTSLIQGIQTLAQENENSMQNVQKLEERMKQVEHIVSVVSEIASQTNLLALNASIEAARAGEHGRGFAVVAEEVRKLADESDHSARNISQLLRNMQEEVQQVALKMTEQVKTAKEEAKRGEATELILKEMSSSIMEVADATKQISSYMNEQVSHIHQTGAQTKAVAAIAEETSAGSQEVTRVTRQQSKNMVVIDRLLKDLEKQAADLKQTIERFSM, encoded by the coding sequence ATGGAAAAGGAGAAGAAAACTTTTTCCTTTGGCTTACGTACACAACTTATGCTATTCACTACAGTTTTAGCTTTAATTACATATTCAACAAGCTTATTTTTTATTTACGTTATATATGATTATTTTCAAATTTATGTAAGTCGAACTGTTTATAATATCATCGTTATGTTATTAGGTGTAGTATGGTCTGGAATTTTAGCATATGGAGCAGCAATCTTTTTAATTAAACCACTTCGGAAGTTGGAAGAAGCTGCAAGGAAAGCAGCTGAGGGTGATATTCGGGAGGATGTCCAATTGCCAAAGGCAGACGATGAAATTAAATCTTTAAGTGTTGCATTTAATATGATGCTAGGAAATTTAAGAGTAATGGTAAAAAATATCGATACTACATTTTCGTATACAAATAATCAAGTTCAGCAAATTAGAAAGCAAACAAGTGAAGCAACAAAGCAGGCTCAAGGTGTATCTGAGACTCTTGCAGAGATTTCTTTCGGCGCTGAGCAATCAGCAGCATCGATTCAGGCAATTGTTTCTACTGTTGATACAACAACTTCTATTGCGAGTGAAGTAGAAGAAAAAGCAAAACAGTCTGACGGGTTGTCTTCAGAAATGGTTCAAGCTTTAGGACAAAGTACACGTGTCTTCACTTCTTTAATTCAAGGTATTCAAACATTGGCGCAAGAAAATGAAAATTCGATGCAAAATGTACAGAAGTTAGAAGAACGAATGAAACAAGTTGAACATATTGTTTCTGTTGTGAGTGAGATTGCTAGCCAAACGAATTTATTAGCACTCAATGCTTCTATTGAGGCAGCTCGTGCTGGTGAACATGGAAGAGGTTTTGCAGTTGTAGCAGAAGAAGTACGTAAACTTGCTGATGAAAGTGATCATTCTGCCAGAAATATATCGCAATTATTACGGAATATGCAGGAAGAAGTGCAACAAGTCGCACTGAAAATGACAGAGCAAGTGAAAACAGCTAAAGAAGAGGCAAAACGCGGCGAAGCTACTGAATTAATTTTAAAAGAAATGTCATCAAGCATTATGGAAGTAGCCGATGCAACCAAGCAAATTAGTAGTTATATGAATGAACAAGTGAGTCACATTCATCAGACAGGAGCACAAACAAAAGCTGTAGCAGCAATTGCTGAGGAAACGTCAGCTGGTTCACAAGAAGTGACACGTGTAACGAGACAACAATCTAAAAACATGGTGGTAATCGATCGATTATTAAAAGATTTAGAGAAGCAAGCAGCTGATTTGAAACAAACGATTGAACGATTTTCAATGTAA
- a CDS encoding ATP-binding cassette domain-containing protein — protein MIQVRNLVKSFGSLDVLKGIDLEVKEKEVVVLIGASGSGKSTLLRCLNFLEMYDEGEIHLQGERIDPKHSNLNKVRENVGMVFQHFNLFPHMTSLENIIEAPIHVKKLEAANAKEIGNQLLQKVGLQDKADVTPHLLSGGQKQRIAIARALAMNPKIMLFDEPTSALDPELVGEVLQVMKELAEEGMTMVIVTHEMNFARDVADRVIFMDDGKIVEDASPEQFFSAPSHERAKQFLRNVL, from the coding sequence ATGATCCAAGTTCGAAATCTAGTAAAATCATTTGGCTCACTTGATGTTTTAAAAGGAATTGATTTAGAAGTAAAAGAAAAAGAAGTTGTTGTTTTAATTGGTGCCAGTGGTTCCGGCAAAAGTACATTACTTCGCTGTCTTAACTTTTTAGAAATGTACGATGAAGGTGAAATTCACTTACAAGGTGAGCGGATTGATCCAAAGCATTCAAATTTAAACAAAGTCCGTGAAAATGTCGGTATGGTTTTTCAACACTTTAACCTCTTTCCTCATATGACCTCACTAGAAAACATCATAGAAGCACCTATTCACGTAAAAAAATTGGAAGCAGCAAATGCAAAGGAGATTGGAAATCAACTCCTACAAAAAGTCGGCCTACAAGATAAAGCAGATGTAACTCCCCACCTCCTTTCCGGTGGTCAAAAACAACGAATTGCGATTGCACGAGCTCTTGCCATGAATCCTAAAATTATGCTATTTGATGAACCTACCTCAGCTTTAGACCCTGAACTTGTCGGAGAAGTGTTGCAAGTTATGAAAGAACTTGCTGAAGAAGGAATGACAATGGTTATTGTTACTCATGAAATGAATTTCGCAAGAGATGTAGCTGACCGCGTCATCTTTATGGATGACGGGAAAATTGTAGAGGATGCTTCGCCAGAGCAATTTTTTTCCGCTCCATCGCATGAACGGGCAAAGCAATTCTTACGCAACGTTTTATAA
- a CDS encoding ABC transporter substrate-binding protein, whose amino-acid sequence MKRKLLTIVASITLCTSFILGACSKESSTTSSNGKNEFRYAMSGLYKPFNYKENDGKLVGFDVEIGEALGKKMGMKPVPVTNPWETLIQGLQSKKYDVILGSMAITEERLKAVNFSNPYYRSGAQIFVAKKNTSISSPEDLKGKKIGVVKASTFKTLVAKYTDQITEYDSDITALMDLEPGRVDAVITDQMVGLRMIKEGKSNIKEAGKPLNLDEMGIAIHKDNKDMVEKVNKALDEIIKDGTYEKISKKWFGRNILGEEAKTK is encoded by the coding sequence ATGAAAAGAAAACTATTAACCATTGTTGCGAGTATTACATTATGTACATCCTTCATACTAGGAGCCTGTAGTAAGGAAAGCTCTACTACTTCATCTAATGGTAAAAATGAATTTCGTTATGCGATGAGTGGTTTATACAAACCTTTTAACTATAAAGAAAATGACGGGAAACTTGTCGGTTTTGATGTAGAAATAGGTGAAGCTCTCGGGAAAAAGATGGGAATGAAACCTGTTCCTGTTACAAATCCTTGGGAAACATTGATTCAAGGTCTACAATCAAAAAAATATGATGTGATATTAGGAAGTATGGCTATTACAGAAGAGCGATTAAAAGCCGTGAATTTCTCAAATCCATATTATCGCTCTGGTGCACAAATTTTTGTAGCTAAAAAGAATACATCTATCTCTTCTCCAGAGGACTTGAAAGGTAAAAAAATAGGTGTTGTAAAAGCAAGTACTTTCAAAACCCTTGTTGCAAAATATACAGATCAAATTACAGAATATGATAGTGATATTACTGCACTTATGGACTTAGAACCAGGACGTGTAGACGCAGTTATTACTGATCAAATGGTTGGTCTTCGTATGATTAAAGAAGGTAAATCCAATATAAAAGAAGCTGGAAAACCGTTAAACCTTGATGAAATGGGAATTGCTATTCATAAAGACAATAAAGACATGGTCGAAAAGGTAAATAAAGCGCTAGATGAAATCATTAAAGACGGCACGTATGAAAAAATCAGTAAAAAATGGTTTGGGCGTAATATTCTTGGAGAAGAAGCAAAAACGAAGTAA
- a CDS encoding amino acid ABC transporter permease: protein MFEIFISTYPTLLKATIVTLQLTLTSLLLGSLIGLLVAFFRISNNKVLNSIAHVYIAIIRGTPLIVQIAILYFGITSVVVFTPFWAGAIALAIHNGAYITEIFRGSIQSVDRGQLEAARSLGMPYPLAMRRIILPQAFRLSLPPLGNQFIIGLKDSSLVAYVGMSELWGSGLSIAAGNFQQLDTYIIVGVYYLALVLLFTYLVSLLEKRLQRKENNSVHVKTKNKKEVSL, encoded by the coding sequence ATGTTTGAAATTTTTATCTCTACCTATCCCACACTCTTAAAGGCTACTATTGTCACATTACAATTAACATTAACATCCCTATTACTCGGTTCATTAATTGGATTACTAGTCGCGTTCTTTCGAATCTCTAACAATAAGGTTTTAAATAGTATTGCTCATGTATACATCGCCATTATTCGTGGTACACCTTTAATTGTTCAAATTGCTATTCTCTATTTTGGGATTACATCTGTTGTTGTGTTCACCCCTTTTTGGGCAGGAGCAATCGCTTTAGCAATTCATAACGGTGCATATATTACTGAAATTTTTCGCGGATCAATTCAATCCGTTGACCGGGGACAATTGGAAGCTGCTCGCTCTTTAGGGATGCCTTACCCTTTAGCGATGCGCCGGATTATATTACCACAAGCATTTCGTCTGTCTCTTCCCCCTCTAGGGAACCAATTTATTATTGGATTAAAAGATTCTTCACTTGTCGCTTATGTAGGAATGTCCGAATTATGGGGATCCGGTTTATCAATTGCCGCAGGTAACTTCCAGCAATTAGATACATATATCATTGTTGGTGTATACTATCTCGCACTAGTTCTTCTATTTACTTATCTTGTTAGTCTTCTAGAAAAACGACTACAACGGAAAGAAAATAACTCTGTCCACGTCAAGACGAAGAACAAGAAAGAAGTCTCTTTATAA
- a CDS encoding acyl-CoA desaturase produces MKELHTFGWYAARVSPHLPKKAFKPVPARLFGGLAYLLVALAGLISIGVFELNVWANLGIAIVLGLCFASLGFLGHEILHGTVVRKAWLRDFLGAIAFMPLSTGPKLWRKWHNATHHVHTQHEENDPDAWPTFEKLKKSKFLSWVYRMPLHVRSFFSFLSLTIQFTLHSTRMFFHFIKEFKSSNQKSVWLQLLLPWTVWISLLFIMGPGKWLFAYVIPLLIANFIVMAYIATNHRLNPIVPVNDPLANCLSVTVPRWVDVLHFNFSYHTEHHLFPAMSSKYYPLVKDKIKEMWPERYHEMPMTKALAALWNTPRVYYHGSELVDPHREHFYGSLGNGLDPHNISYREEHIEEKESVKKVNQ; encoded by the coding sequence ATGAAGGAGCTTCATACGTTTGGGTGGTATGCAGCACGTGTATCACCACATTTGCCGAAAAAAGCATTTAAACCAGTGCCTGCTCGTTTATTTGGTGGACTGGCTTATTTGCTTGTGGCATTGGCGGGGTTAATATCGATTGGTGTATTTGAATTGAATGTGTGGGCGAATCTAGGAATTGCGATTGTTCTTGGATTATGTTTTGCTTCACTTGGATTTTTAGGGCATGAAATTTTACATGGAACAGTTGTGAGAAAGGCATGGCTTCGTGATTTCTTAGGCGCGATTGCATTTATGCCATTATCAACAGGGCCAAAGCTTTGGAGAAAGTGGCATAATGCAACGCATCATGTTCATACACAGCATGAAGAGAATGATCCGGATGCATGGCCGACATTTGAGAAACTGAAAAAAAGTAAGTTTTTGAGTTGGGTATATCGTATGCCTCTACATGTACGTTCATTCTTTAGTTTTCTGTCACTAACAATTCAATTTACATTGCATTCGACTCGAATGTTCTTTCATTTTATAAAAGAGTTCAAGTCATCCAATCAAAAATCTGTATGGCTTCAACTTCTTTTGCCTTGGACAGTTTGGATTAGTTTATTGTTTATTATGGGACCTGGAAAATGGTTATTTGCATATGTCATTCCATTGTTAATTGCTAACTTTATTGTAATGGCATATATCGCAACAAATCACCGCTTAAATCCAATTGTTCCAGTAAATGATCCGTTAGCAAACTGTTTATCAGTAACAGTACCGCGCTGGGTAGACGTTTTACATTTCAATTTCTCGTACCATACAGAACATCATCTGTTTCCTGCTATGAGTTCTAAATACTATCCATTAGTAAAAGATAAAATTAAAGAAATGTGGCCGGAACGCTATCACGAAATGCCGATGACAAAAGCATTGGCAGCACTTTGGAATACACCACGTGTGTATTATCACGGAAGTGAATTAGTTGATCCGCATAGGGAGCATTTCTATGGTTCTTTAGGAAATGGATTGGATCCTCATAATATTTCATATCGTGAGGAACATATAGAGGAAAAAGAGAGTGTTAAAAAAGTAAATCAATAA
- a CDS encoding FAD-dependent oxidoreductase has product MTSDTFPQLPLSYWIESTPFPTFPRLSENIKTKVAVIGAGITGITTAYLLAKEGIDVVLIDSGLILNGTTGHTTAKVTAQHDLIYDELINHFGVEKARLYYESNNHALQFINDTVQTYKIDCNFTNEDSYLYTTTNNGLRTLTKEYEAYQKLNIPCDYVQSLSIPIPVQSALVMKNQAQFHPLLYLKTLLEKFVEMGGKVYEQTTAIDVEKGDYPQVITKGDHRITCNYIVSCSHFPFYDANSFFFTRMYAERSYALAIKAKTDYPGGMYLNIDDPKRSIRYTTSNGEKLILIGGESHKTGQGINTMLHYEALYSFAEATFGVDEVPYRWSAQDLITLDKLPYIGHINERNPNIFVATGYRKWGMTTGTAAAHLLKDSILKVHSPYKELFAPSRFHANPDIKTFLSQNIDVAKHLIEGKIETALRKPEDLEVGEGSVVHVNGKRAGAYKDKEGKLHIVDTTCTHLGCEVEWNNGDCTWDCPCHGSRFSIDGDVMEGPADQPLKRVDNE; this is encoded by the coding sequence ATGACAAGTGATACATTTCCACAACTGCCGTTATCTTATTGGATTGAATCTACTCCGTTTCCTACTTTCCCTCGTTTATCCGAAAATATAAAGACGAAAGTTGCTGTTATCGGTGCTGGTATTACAGGTATTACTACTGCCTATTTACTTGCAAAAGAAGGCATCGACGTTGTTTTAATTGATTCTGGTCTTATTTTAAATGGAACAACTGGGCATACAACAGCAAAAGTAACAGCACAACATGATCTTATTTACGACGAATTAATAAATCATTTCGGTGTGGAAAAAGCCAGGCTTTACTACGAATCAAATAATCACGCTCTCCAATTCATAAATGACACTGTGCAAACATATAAAATCGACTGTAATTTCACAAATGAAGATTCGTATTTATATACAACTACCAATAATGGCCTGCGAACTTTAACGAAAGAATATGAAGCCTATCAAAAATTAAATATTCCTTGCGACTATGTTCAATCCCTGTCGATTCCTATTCCAGTACAATCTGCACTTGTGATGAAAAATCAAGCGCAATTCCATCCCCTCCTTTATTTAAAAACACTTTTAGAAAAGTTTGTGGAAATGGGCGGAAAAGTTTATGAGCAAACAACAGCTATTGATGTGGAAAAAGGAGATTATCCACAAGTAATTACAAAGGGTGACCATCGCATCACTTGTAATTATATTGTCTCTTGTTCACATTTTCCTTTTTATGATGCTAATAGCTTTTTCTTTACGCGAATGTATGCAGAACGCTCCTATGCTCTCGCAATAAAAGCAAAAACGGATTATCCAGGGGGCATGTATTTAAATATCGATGATCCAAAACGCTCCATACGTTATACGACAAGCAATGGAGAAAAGCTAATATTAATCGGCGGAGAGAGTCATAAAACAGGACAAGGAATAAATACGATGCTTCATTACGAAGCACTCTACTCTTTTGCTGAAGCAACTTTTGGAGTAGATGAAGTTCCCTATAGATGGTCAGCACAAGATTTAATCACGCTAGATAAGCTTCCTTATATCGGACATATTAACGAAAGGAATCCAAATATATTTGTGGCAACTGGATATCGTAAATGGGGAATGACGACTGGAACTGCAGCAGCTCATTTACTGAAGGACTCCATTCTAAAAGTCCACAGTCCGTATAAAGAACTGTTTGCACCATCACGCTTTCATGCAAATCCAGATATAAAAACTTTCCTCTCTCAGAACATTGATGTTGCTAAACACTTAATTGAAGGAAAAATTGAAACCGCATTACGTAAGCCAGAAGATCTTGAAGTTGGCGAAGGATCTGTTGTACATGTCAACGGTAAACGAGCAGGTGCTTATAAAGATAAAGAAGGAAAATTACATATCGTCGATACAACTTGCACACACCTCGGCTGTGAAGTTGAATGGAATAACGGTGATTGTACTTGGGATTGCCCTTGTCACGGTTCCCGTTTTTCAATTGATGGGGATGTTATGGAAGGTCCAGCAGATCAACCATTAAAGCGAGTTGATAACGAATAA
- a CDS encoding MFS transporter has protein sequence MQPSAPPHLESTETIFSSSITKLVVFICWLAILADGYDLGIYGAVLPKLLEDNSWALSPAHAGTIASYALFGMFIGAILVGTITDLIGRKWTLICCLALFSITMGLAAIAPSPELFGLSRFIGGIGLGGVIPTASALTVEYSPKKRQSFIYALMFTGYPLGIVLGAILSMFMLEDLGWRIMFGIGMIPLLLIPFIVRYLPESIQFLLSRNRQEEAKKIRDRFQIELHVKKEISETPSNTQKKNGFLTLFSKEYIKATLLFWTTYIMGMFLIYGLNTWLPQLMRQAGYPLGSSLSFLLMLNITAAIGALFAGAIADRIGAKIVISISYLMAAICIGLLTIKPSITIIYLLIGLAGIGSVGITQILNAYVTQYFPSHIRATSLGWGLGLGRIGAIAGPILVGIIITMQYDLAWNFYLFSFAGLIAAISVFFIPKN, from the coding sequence ATGCAACCTTCTGCTCCACCTCATCTAGAATCTACAGAAACTATCTTTTCAAGTTCTATTACAAAACTTGTTGTTTTTATTTGTTGGCTAGCCATTCTAGCTGACGGATATGATTTAGGTATTTACGGTGCCGTTCTACCAAAACTCCTAGAAGACAACAGCTGGGCACTATCACCAGCCCACGCTGGAACAATTGCCAGCTATGCTCTATTTGGGATGTTTATTGGCGCTATTCTAGTCGGAACCATTACAGATTTAATTGGACGAAAGTGGACACTTATATGCTGTTTAGCTCTTTTTTCTATCACAATGGGCTTAGCAGCAATTGCTCCTTCTCCGGAATTATTCGGGCTATCTCGATTTATCGGAGGAATCGGATTAGGCGGTGTTATCCCAACGGCTTCCGCACTTACTGTTGAATATTCACCAAAAAAACGGCAATCTTTTATTTATGCTCTTATGTTTACCGGCTATCCTTTAGGTATCGTGTTAGGTGCTATTTTATCCATGTTTATGTTAGAAGATCTCGGATGGAGAATTATGTTTGGCATCGGAATGATTCCGCTACTTCTCATTCCTTTCATTGTTCGTTATTTACCTGAGTCCATTCAATTTTTGTTATCACGTAATCGGCAAGAAGAAGCGAAAAAAATTCGTGATCGTTTTCAAATTGAATTACATGTAAAAAAAGAAATTTCTGAAACACCATCTAATACACAAAAGAAAAATGGATTTCTTACGTTATTCTCAAAAGAATACATAAAAGCAACTCTACTTTTCTGGACCACTTATATAATGGGAATGTTTTTAATATACGGTTTAAATACTTGGTTACCACAGCTGATGCGCCAAGCAGGATATCCTCTTGGATCTAGTTTATCATTTCTACTTATGCTAAATATTACTGCAGCTATCGGCGCATTATTTGCCGGGGCGATTGCCGATCGTATAGGAGCAAAAATTGTTATTAGCATCTCCTATCTTATGGCAGCCATATGCATCGGACTATTAACAATCAAACCCTCCATTACAATCATTTATCTTTTAATTGGTCTTGCTGGAATTGGATCAGTCGGTATTACTCAAATATTAAATGCATATGTAACACAATACTTCCCATCCCATATCCGAGCTACCTCTTTAGGCTGGGGGCTTGGCCTTGGGCGAATTGGTGCGATTGCTGGCCCTATTCTTGTTGGTATTATTATAACAATGCAATATGATCTGGCGTGGAATTTTTACTTATTCTCATTTGCAGGCCTTATCGCAGCTATATCTGTTTTCTTTATTCCTAAAAACTAA
- a CDS encoding nucleotidyltransferase domain-containing protein, producing MREKIELELERIEKENDVKILFAVESGSRAWGFPSKDSDYDVRFVYIRPVEWYLSIHDKRDVIEYPISDDLDISGWDIKKALQLFAKSNPALLEWIRSPIFYSKNSSLPEQLQQMSEKDFDPKSTIYHYLHMASKNYREFLQGENVKLKKYFYVLRPILACKWLEEKATLPPVEFDRLITELSVERSVLNEIEKLLIKKKAGTELDIGLKINVLNQFLEEQIDYYQQYVKGIKKGLGIDIESLNTLFRDMLFELCKKEHK from the coding sequence ATGAGAGAGAAAATTGAGTTGGAACTAGAAAGAATTGAAAAAGAGAATGATGTGAAAATTTTATTTGCTGTAGAATCAGGGAGCAGGGCGTGGGGATTTCCATCGAAAGATAGCGATTATGATGTTAGGTTTGTTTATATACGTCCTGTAGAATGGTATTTATCAATTCATGATAAACGTGATGTAATCGAGTATCCAATTAGTGATGATTTAGATATAAGTGGCTGGGATATTAAAAAGGCATTGCAACTATTTGCAAAGTCAAATCCAGCGTTACTCGAATGGATTCGATCACCAATTTTTTATTCGAAAAACTCTAGCCTTCCAGAACAACTTCAGCAAATGAGTGAAAAGGATTTTGATCCGAAATCAACAATATATCATTACTTACATATGGCTTCAAAAAACTATCGTGAATTTTTACAAGGTGAAAATGTAAAGTTGAAAAAGTACTTTTACGTATTACGTCCTATTTTAGCGTGCAAATGGTTAGAGGAGAAGGCGACATTGCCTCCTGTAGAATTTGACCGGTTAATTACAGAACTATCAGTAGAACGTAGTGTATTGAATGAAATTGAAAAGTTGTTAATAAAGAAAAAAGCGGGTACTGAATTAGATATCGGTTTAAAAATTAATGTACTAAATCAATTTTTAGAAGAGCAAATTGATTATTATCAGCAATACGTGAAAGGTATTAAAAAGGGACTAGGAATAGATATTGAAAGCTTAAATACATTATTTCGAGATATGTTGTTTGAGTTATGTAAAAAAGAGCACAAGTAA
- a CDS encoding PRK06851 family protein, producing the protein MTGNVLNYFAGGNTARGFYSLYEESLKGLDRLFILKGGPGTGKSSLIKAIGREWTGKGYDIEFLHCSSDNKSVDGVIIPKLNVGIVDGTSPHVIEPKMPGVVEEYINLGVAWDSDKLRKKKLEIERFVSEASKAFQAAYGCFKEALVIHDEWEKIYINNIDFNKANELTNQLIQKLFADKGGKKSIVKHRFLGAATPKGAVDFVPNLTEGLPHRYFIKGRPGSGKSTMLKKLAKAAEEKGFEVEVYHCGFDPNSLDMIIVRELGFAIFDSTAPHEYFPSREGDEIIDMYDLIVAPGTDEKYATEIRDVSIQYKTKMNEAMSFLAKAKSVRDKLERIYIAAMDFSKVDAYKEEIQKEIERIAVTVIEKKK; encoded by the coding sequence GTGACAGGTAATGTATTGAACTATTTTGCTGGTGGAAATACAGCTAGGGGATTTTATAGCTTGTATGAAGAGAGTTTAAAAGGGCTAGATAGGTTATTTATTTTAAAAGGCGGTCCAGGAACAGGGAAGTCTTCTTTAATAAAAGCAATTGGGCGTGAATGGACTGGAAAAGGATATGATATTGAATTTTTACATTGTTCTTCTGATAATAAGTCAGTTGACGGTGTAATTATTCCGAAGCTAAATGTAGGAATTGTCGATGGGACATCGCCACACGTTATAGAGCCGAAAATGCCTGGAGTTGTAGAGGAGTATATAAATTTAGGCGTTGCTTGGGACTCAGATAAATTAAGAAAGAAAAAATTAGAGATTGAACGATTTGTTTCAGAAGCAAGTAAAGCCTTTCAAGCAGCTTACGGGTGTTTTAAAGAGGCTCTAGTTATACATGATGAGTGGGAGAAAATATATATTAATAACATTGATTTTAATAAAGCAAACGAATTAACAAATCAGCTTATACAGAAATTGTTTGCAGATAAAGGCGGGAAGAAATCAATTGTGAAACATCGTTTCTTAGGGGCTGCTACACCGAAGGGAGCAGTTGATTTCGTTCCTAATTTGACAGAAGGGCTTCCGCATCGCTATTTTATAAAAGGTCGCCCAGGTTCTGGAAAATCAACGATGCTTAAAAAATTAGCTAAGGCAGCAGAAGAAAAAGGTTTTGAAGTAGAAGTGTATCATTGTGGATTTGACCCAAATAGTCTCGATATGATTATCGTAAGGGAATTAGGATTTGCAATTTTTGATAGCACAGCACCGCATGAATACTTCCCAAGCCGTGAGGGGGATGAGATTATCGATATGTATGATCTCATTGTTGCACCAGGGACAGATGAGAAGTATGCTACGGAAATTCGCGACGTTTCAATTCAGTATAAAACAAAAATGAATGAGGCGATGTCTTTCTTAGCAAAGGCAAAATCAGTTCGTGATAAATTAGAACGAATTTATATTGCCGCTATGGATTTTTCAAAAGTTGATGCATATAAAGAAGAAATCCAAAAAGAGATTGAACGAATTGCAGTTACTGTAATTGAAAAGAAAAAATAG